From the genome of Vicia villosa cultivar HV-30 ecotype Madison, WI linkage group LG2, Vvil1.0, whole genome shotgun sequence, one region includes:
- the LOC131653498 gene encoding cellulose synthase-like protein B4 isoform X3: MNMANENTLPLYDKIWLKYTFSRVMDSFTLLFLLLILGYRIFYDKNHSIPCVLALLCESWFTFTWILTMSTKWSPARTITHLDRLMLRVSESELPALDLFVTTADPVLEPPIITVNTVLSLLALDYPANKLACYVSDDGCSPLTFYALQEATKFAKHWVPFCKKYNVQVRAPFRYFSDEDNVSNTEDSPEFYQDRLRMKEEYEFLKGKIENAAQNSVPLVGELAIFSNKNQKNHSTIIKVIWENKENIVDGLPHVIYISREKRLGHPHQYKAGAMNVLYIGGGYGGLQGIFYAGTNCFHRRKVFYGFCPAHYIQNGNKDGGDTNNEMEVTFGTSKIFAKSATHALEGKILTLNDNLRNSLKDATKVASCEYEHDTAWGKQVGWLYGSTSEDVLTGLNIHTRGWRSEICSSDPISFKGCSPQDNIINMIQQKRWASGLFEILLNEHNPIFGFLYGKLQFRQALAYLWFLSWAVRSIPEICYAALPAYCILTNSSFLPKKLWIHTFLFVTYNISTLSESLKTGLSITTWWNNQRMMRINTMSSWFFGFLTVLLKLLRISEPVFEITKKNESSSGDDRFSFNESSIFLLSTTILFVQLTSLVTSFFEYASRIRSELEYGYGEVLCSAYLVVCYLPFLKGLFRTGKHGIPLSTIFKSAILSFIFVHLCKLTIMV, from the exons ATGAACATGGCGAATGAAAACACTCTCCCTCTCTATGATAAAATATGGCTCAAATACACATTTTCAAGAGTCATGGATTCCTTCACTCTGCTGTTCCTCCTCTTGATTCTTGGTTACCGTATTTTCTATGACAAAAACCATAGCATCCCTTGTGTCCTTGCTCTACTTTGTGAGTCATGGTTCACCTTCACATGGATTCTCACCATGAGCACCAAATGGTCTCCTGCTCGTACCATAACTCACCTAGACCGTCTCATGCTTCG GGTATCTGAATCTGAGCTTCCAGCATTGGATTTGTTTGTGACAACAGCAGATCCAGTTCTTGAACCACCAATCATCACAGTGAACACAGTCTTGTCACTATTAGCACTTGATTATCCAGCTAACAAACTAGCTTGTTATGTTTCTGATGATGGTTGTTCACCTCTTACATTCTATGCCCTTCAAGAAGCTACTAAATTTGCAAAGCATTGGGTACCTTTTTGTAAGAAATACAATGTTCAAGTTAGAGCACCTTTTAGATATTTCTCAGATGAAGATAATGTTAGCAACACAGAAGATTCACCAGAATTTTATCAAGACCGTTTAAGAATGaag GAGGAATATGAGTTCCTAAAGGGTAAAATCGAGAATGCAGCACAAAATTCAGTTCCTCTTGTGGGAGAGTTGGCTATTTTCTCaaacaaaaaccagaaaaatcattcAACTATAATCAAG GTGATATGGGAGAATAAGGAAAATATTGTAGATGGTCTGCCTCATGTAATCTACATATCTAGAGAGAAGAGGCTTGGACATCCACACCAATATAAGGCTGGTGCTATGAATGTGCta TACATAGGTGGTGGATATGGAGGACTTCAAGGAATATTTTATGCAGGAACAAATTGCTTCCATAGAAGAAAAGTATTTTATGGCTTTTGTCCTGCTCATTATATTCAAAATGGAAATAAAGATGGAGGTGATACCAACAATG AAATGGAAGTGACCTTTGGAACTTCAAAGATATTTGCTAAATCAGCTACTCATGCTTTGGAAGGGAAAATATTAACTCTCAATGATAACCTTCGCAACTCTCTTAAGGATGCAACAAAAGTTGCTAGTTGCGAATATGAACACGACACTGCCTGGGGCAAACAA GTGGGATGGTTATATGGATCAACGTCAGAAGATGTACTTACTGGACTAAACATTCATACAAGAGGTTGGAGATCTGAAATTTGTTCATCGGATCCAATTTCTTTTAAGGGTTGCTCACCTCAAGATAACATAATAAATATGATCCAACAAAAACGGTGGGCCTCAGGATTGTTTGAAATTCTACTCAACGAGCACAACCCAATTTTTGGTTTTCTCTATGGTAAGCTTCAATTTAGACAAGCTTTGGCGTATCTTTGGTTCTTGAGTTGGGCTGTAAGATCAATCCCAGAAATTTGCTATGCTGCTCTACCAGCCTACTGTATTCTTACCAACTCCAGTTTCTTGCCAAAG AAACTTTGGATTCATACTTTTTTGTTTGTGACTTACAACATATCTACTCTATCAGAGAGTTTAAAAACAGGATTGTCAATTACAACATGGTGGAACAATCAGAGGATGATGAGAATTAATACCATGAgttcttggttttttggatttttgaccgTCCTACTAAAACTCTTACGAATATCTGAACCTGTCTTTGAAATAACAAAGAAAAATGAATCATCTTCTGGTGATGATAGGTTTAGTTTCAACGAGTCCTCAATTTTTCTACTTAGTACAACTATATTGTTTGTTCAACTCACATCACTGGTTACTAGCTTTTTTGAATATGCCTCCCGTATTAGAAGTGAGCTTGAATATGGTTATGGAGAAGTACTATGTAGTGCTTACTTGGTTGTATGttatttgccatttttgaaaGGGTTATTTAGAACGGGAAAGCATGGAATTCCCTTATCTACAATATTCAAATCGGCGATATTGTCTTTTATTTTTGTGCACTTATGTAAACTTACTATTATGGTGTGA
- the LOC131653498 gene encoding cellulose synthase-like protein H1 isoform X1 encodes MNMANENTLPLYDKIWLKYTFSRVMDSFTLLFLLLILGYRIFYDKNHSIPCVLALLCESWFTFTWILTMSTKWSPARTITHLDRLMLRVSESELPALDLFVTTADPVLEPPIITVNTVLSLLALDYPANKLACYVSDDGCSPLTFYALQEATKFAKHWVPFCKKYNVQVRAPFRYFSDEDNVSNTEDSPEFYQDRLRMKEEYEFLKGKIENAAQNSVPLVGELAIFSNKNQKNHSTIIKVIWENKENIVDGLPHVIYISREKRLGHPHQYKAGAMNVLTRVSGLMTNAPFILNLDCDMHVNNPKIALHAMCILLDPKRYKEVAFVQCPQQFYDGIRDDPFGNQLVALFVYIGGGYGGLQGIFYAGTNCFHRRKVFYGFCPAHYIQNGNKDGGDTNNEMEVTFGTSKIFAKSATHALEGKILTLNDNLRNSLKDATKVASCEYEHDTAWGKQVGWLYGSTSEDVLTGLNIHTRGWRSEICSSDPISFKGCSPQDNIINMIQQKRWASGLFEILLNEHNPIFGFLYGKLQFRQALAYLWFLSWAVRSIPEICYAALPAYCILTNSSFLPKKLWIHTFLFVTYNISTLSESLKTGLSITTWWNNQRMMRINTMSSWFFGFLTVLLKLLRISEPVFEITKKNESSSGDDRFSFNESSIFLLSTTILFVQLTSLVTSFFEYASRIRSELEYGYGEVLCSAYLVVCYLPFLKGLFRTGKHGIPLSTIFKSAILSFIFVHLCKLTIMV; translated from the exons ATGAACATGGCGAATGAAAACACTCTCCCTCTCTATGATAAAATATGGCTCAAATACACATTTTCAAGAGTCATGGATTCCTTCACTCTGCTGTTCCTCCTCTTGATTCTTGGTTACCGTATTTTCTATGACAAAAACCATAGCATCCCTTGTGTCCTTGCTCTACTTTGTGAGTCATGGTTCACCTTCACATGGATTCTCACCATGAGCACCAAATGGTCTCCTGCTCGTACCATAACTCACCTAGACCGTCTCATGCTTCG GGTATCTGAATCTGAGCTTCCAGCATTGGATTTGTTTGTGACAACAGCAGATCCAGTTCTTGAACCACCAATCATCACAGTGAACACAGTCTTGTCACTATTAGCACTTGATTATCCAGCTAACAAACTAGCTTGTTATGTTTCTGATGATGGTTGTTCACCTCTTACATTCTATGCCCTTCAAGAAGCTACTAAATTTGCAAAGCATTGGGTACCTTTTTGTAAGAAATACAATGTTCAAGTTAGAGCACCTTTTAGATATTTCTCAGATGAAGATAATGTTAGCAACACAGAAGATTCACCAGAATTTTATCAAGACCGTTTAAGAATGaag GAGGAATATGAGTTCCTAAAGGGTAAAATCGAGAATGCAGCACAAAATTCAGTTCCTCTTGTGGGAGAGTTGGCTATTTTCTCaaacaaaaaccagaaaaatcattcAACTATAATCAAG GTGATATGGGAGAATAAGGAAAATATTGTAGATGGTCTGCCTCATGTAATCTACATATCTAGAGAGAAGAGGCTTGGACATCCACACCAATATAAGGCTGGTGCTATGAATGTGCta ACAAGAGTTTCTGGATTGATGACAAATGCTCCTTTCATCTTAAACTTAGATTGTGACATGCACGTCAACAATCCAAAGATTGCTCTGCACGCAATGTGCATTTTGTTAGATCCAAAAAGATATAAGGAAGTTGCATTTGTTCAATGTCCCCAACAATTCTATGATGGGATAAGAGACGATCCTTTTGGAAATCAGCTTGTGGCATTGTTTGTG TACATAGGTGGTGGATATGGAGGACTTCAAGGAATATTTTATGCAGGAACAAATTGCTTCCATAGAAGAAAAGTATTTTATGGCTTTTGTCCTGCTCATTATATTCAAAATGGAAATAAAGATGGAGGTGATACCAACAATG AAATGGAAGTGACCTTTGGAACTTCAAAGATATTTGCTAAATCAGCTACTCATGCTTTGGAAGGGAAAATATTAACTCTCAATGATAACCTTCGCAACTCTCTTAAGGATGCAACAAAAGTTGCTAGTTGCGAATATGAACACGACACTGCCTGGGGCAAACAA GTGGGATGGTTATATGGATCAACGTCAGAAGATGTACTTACTGGACTAAACATTCATACAAGAGGTTGGAGATCTGAAATTTGTTCATCGGATCCAATTTCTTTTAAGGGTTGCTCACCTCAAGATAACATAATAAATATGATCCAACAAAAACGGTGGGCCTCAGGATTGTTTGAAATTCTACTCAACGAGCACAACCCAATTTTTGGTTTTCTCTATGGTAAGCTTCAATTTAGACAAGCTTTGGCGTATCTTTGGTTCTTGAGTTGGGCTGTAAGATCAATCCCAGAAATTTGCTATGCTGCTCTACCAGCCTACTGTATTCTTACCAACTCCAGTTTCTTGCCAAAG AAACTTTGGATTCATACTTTTTTGTTTGTGACTTACAACATATCTACTCTATCAGAGAGTTTAAAAACAGGATTGTCAATTACAACATGGTGGAACAATCAGAGGATGATGAGAATTAATACCATGAgttcttggttttttggatttttgaccgTCCTACTAAAACTCTTACGAATATCTGAACCTGTCTTTGAAATAACAAAGAAAAATGAATCATCTTCTGGTGATGATAGGTTTAGTTTCAACGAGTCCTCAATTTTTCTACTTAGTACAACTATATTGTTTGTTCAACTCACATCACTGGTTACTAGCTTTTTTGAATATGCCTCCCGTATTAGAAGTGAGCTTGAATATGGTTATGGAGAAGTACTATGTAGTGCTTACTTGGTTGTATGttatttgccatttttgaaaGGGTTATTTAGAACGGGAAAGCATGGAATTCCCTTATCTACAATATTCAAATCGGCGATATTGTCTTTTATTTTTGTGCACTTATGTAAACTTACTATTATGGTGTGA
- the LOC131653498 gene encoding cellulose synthase-like protein H1 isoform X2, with amino-acid sequence MNMANENTLPLYDKIWLKYTFSRVMDSFTLLFLLLILGYRIFYDKNHSIPCVLALLCESWFTFTWILTMSTKWSPARTITHLDRLMLRVSESELPALDLFVTTADPVLEPPIITVNTVLSLLALDYPANKLACYVSDDGCSPLTFYALQEATKFAKHWVPFCKKYNVQVRAPFRYFSDEDNVSNTEDSPEFYQDRLRMKEEYEFLKGKIENAAQNSVPLVGELAIFSNKNQKNHSTIIKVIWENKENIVDGLPHVIYISREKRLGHPHQYKAGAMNVLTRVSGLMTNAPFILNLDCDMHVNNPKIALHAMCILLDPKRYKEVAFVQCPQQFYDGIRDDPFGNQLVALFVYIGGGYGGLQGIFYAGTNCFHRRKVFYGFCPAHYIQNGNKDGEMEVTFGTSKIFAKSATHALEGKILTLNDNLRNSLKDATKVASCEYEHDTAWGKQVGWLYGSTSEDVLTGLNIHTRGWRSEICSSDPISFKGCSPQDNIINMIQQKRWASGLFEILLNEHNPIFGFLYGKLQFRQALAYLWFLSWAVRSIPEICYAALPAYCILTNSSFLPKKLWIHTFLFVTYNISTLSESLKTGLSITTWWNNQRMMRINTMSSWFFGFLTVLLKLLRISEPVFEITKKNESSSGDDRFSFNESSIFLLSTTILFVQLTSLVTSFFEYASRIRSELEYGYGEVLCSAYLVVCYLPFLKGLFRTGKHGIPLSTIFKSAILSFIFVHLCKLTIMV; translated from the exons ATGAACATGGCGAATGAAAACACTCTCCCTCTCTATGATAAAATATGGCTCAAATACACATTTTCAAGAGTCATGGATTCCTTCACTCTGCTGTTCCTCCTCTTGATTCTTGGTTACCGTATTTTCTATGACAAAAACCATAGCATCCCTTGTGTCCTTGCTCTACTTTGTGAGTCATGGTTCACCTTCACATGGATTCTCACCATGAGCACCAAATGGTCTCCTGCTCGTACCATAACTCACCTAGACCGTCTCATGCTTCG GGTATCTGAATCTGAGCTTCCAGCATTGGATTTGTTTGTGACAACAGCAGATCCAGTTCTTGAACCACCAATCATCACAGTGAACACAGTCTTGTCACTATTAGCACTTGATTATCCAGCTAACAAACTAGCTTGTTATGTTTCTGATGATGGTTGTTCACCTCTTACATTCTATGCCCTTCAAGAAGCTACTAAATTTGCAAAGCATTGGGTACCTTTTTGTAAGAAATACAATGTTCAAGTTAGAGCACCTTTTAGATATTTCTCAGATGAAGATAATGTTAGCAACACAGAAGATTCACCAGAATTTTATCAAGACCGTTTAAGAATGaag GAGGAATATGAGTTCCTAAAGGGTAAAATCGAGAATGCAGCACAAAATTCAGTTCCTCTTGTGGGAGAGTTGGCTATTTTCTCaaacaaaaaccagaaaaatcattcAACTATAATCAAG GTGATATGGGAGAATAAGGAAAATATTGTAGATGGTCTGCCTCATGTAATCTACATATCTAGAGAGAAGAGGCTTGGACATCCACACCAATATAAGGCTGGTGCTATGAATGTGCta ACAAGAGTTTCTGGATTGATGACAAATGCTCCTTTCATCTTAAACTTAGATTGTGACATGCACGTCAACAATCCAAAGATTGCTCTGCACGCAATGTGCATTTTGTTAGATCCAAAAAGATATAAGGAAGTTGCATTTGTTCAATGTCCCCAACAATTCTATGATGGGATAAGAGACGATCCTTTTGGAAATCAGCTTGTGGCATTGTTTGTG TACATAGGTGGTGGATATGGAGGACTTCAAGGAATATTTTATGCAGGAACAAATTGCTTCCATAGAAGAAAAGTATTTTATGGCTTTTGTCCTGCTCATTATATTCAAAATGGAAATAAAGATGGAG AAATGGAAGTGACCTTTGGAACTTCAAAGATATTTGCTAAATCAGCTACTCATGCTTTGGAAGGGAAAATATTAACTCTCAATGATAACCTTCGCAACTCTCTTAAGGATGCAACAAAAGTTGCTAGTTGCGAATATGAACACGACACTGCCTGGGGCAAACAA GTGGGATGGTTATATGGATCAACGTCAGAAGATGTACTTACTGGACTAAACATTCATACAAGAGGTTGGAGATCTGAAATTTGTTCATCGGATCCAATTTCTTTTAAGGGTTGCTCACCTCAAGATAACATAATAAATATGATCCAACAAAAACGGTGGGCCTCAGGATTGTTTGAAATTCTACTCAACGAGCACAACCCAATTTTTGGTTTTCTCTATGGTAAGCTTCAATTTAGACAAGCTTTGGCGTATCTTTGGTTCTTGAGTTGGGCTGTAAGATCAATCCCAGAAATTTGCTATGCTGCTCTACCAGCCTACTGTATTCTTACCAACTCCAGTTTCTTGCCAAAG AAACTTTGGATTCATACTTTTTTGTTTGTGACTTACAACATATCTACTCTATCAGAGAGTTTAAAAACAGGATTGTCAATTACAACATGGTGGAACAATCAGAGGATGATGAGAATTAATACCATGAgttcttggttttttggatttttgaccgTCCTACTAAAACTCTTACGAATATCTGAACCTGTCTTTGAAATAACAAAGAAAAATGAATCATCTTCTGGTGATGATAGGTTTAGTTTCAACGAGTCCTCAATTTTTCTACTTAGTACAACTATATTGTTTGTTCAACTCACATCACTGGTTACTAGCTTTTTTGAATATGCCTCCCGTATTAGAAGTGAGCTTGAATATGGTTATGGAGAAGTACTATGTAGTGCTTACTTGGTTGTATGttatttgccatttttgaaaGGGTTATTTAGAACGGGAAAGCATGGAATTCCCTTATCTACAATATTCAAATCGGCGATATTGTCTTTTATTTTTGTGCACTTATGTAAACTTACTATTATGGTGTGA